The Stegostoma tigrinum isolate sSteTig4 chromosome 9, sSteTig4.hap1, whole genome shotgun sequence genome segment CTGCTGTGAAATTAAGATCATGTGGATTTTGACAGCTCCCCCAGCCTAACCTCCACTGGTTTGATGGTTCCCCCAGCCTAACTTCCACTGGTTTGTTTTCATGTGATGAAAACTTCATGCTCAGCAGCACAACCTGCAGATTTTTAAAAGCTATCTTTGCAATtttctaaatattatttaaatgtggCATTTTTTCTGGCCATAACCTCATACATGAGTAGGCATTTAATCTTATTTACCTTGCAGTTCAGCTCTGAAGCATGTGTCCAGTGTCCTCCACCACAAATGCCCAAACAAATGCTAAACAAACAGAATTCTCACACAAGGCAAAAGAGAGATAGAAAGTCAGGTAGAACATAGGAAACAGAGAACTGACAGACTCATCCTGAAATTAAGGGCAAAACAGGGGTAGAAGTAAAACAGCTGGATAGGTGGATCATATGGTGACATTGGTCAAAGAAGGCTTTAAGTAGGACAGAGAAGAAGCAAAATGATGCCTAAGCTGTGGTgaaaatgaatgaacaaattGTACTCAATTAGCTGGTCAACAATTGGAAGTGGTTTGGTGTTTCAGTTTGGAGAAAAATCAGCAGCTATGTTTCTGTGTAGTCACGATACAATGCCCTGCCACCTCCATACTTGTTGAAAAGTGCTCAATGTCAACATTGTATGAAGATAGGATCAGGCATACTCGAAATGTTTTATTGCTGAATAACCTGATAAACTGCACCATTTTGGCTCAGACATGATCAAGGTACCAGAGTGATGCCAAATATATTTCTCTGCATGAAACTCAAAATACCTTTTTTGTGAACAATCATAGGTGTAGTTCAAGTATCTCCTTGTTTGATGGCAACATTGATTTACTTCAGATATCAGCACTTCTGATTGGCTGGTACAACTCAACAATGTATAATATGGATTCCTGAGTAAATGAGTCATCTAGCCATCACCATTCGACGACCTAAAGCAATCAATCGTTCAGTTTGAGTCTCATTAATGGTACAGTCATTGGGTAAAGACAATTAGCTGGAAACTGCTCAGTTGTGATGAAATACTGTATATCCACTTTGTGGGTGAACATCCACTGAAGCTAATTGAGTAGTAGAAAATGTGATTATAAAAATATGTCAACCATGCTGTtaatttccatttctgaagataaTTACAGCTTCTCAAATCTCACTTCAGGCAAAGCTAGTGGGTGGTCCCATTCCTATTTATTTTCTAGGGAGTGTCTGGGTAATATTCCCGTTTATTAAGTAATTGCCTAGTTTCATATTTGGAGTTCAAAGCTTCCAGGCACACATCAGCACTCCAAATTCTATGAATAGACAAACTTGACAGAGAGGAAGGACGAGCAGGCAGATAAAGACTGCCTCTCATTCATGATGAGGTGGGAGTGGCAAATATCCAAAGAAAAATTCTGGGCTAACCAAAGTAAAAACTCACTAGGAGCCAAAGGCTTACTGATTTGCTTTTCACCATTTGGCAGGCTGTCAATGACCCattctcccccaacagtattgtCCATTCTTATAACATGGTAATCTACTCATGACTGTCCAAGTTGGTACTCAGTCCCTATTACCAGTTTAACTGTTGGTCTTTACCTGCTTAGTGTGTCAATATGCCAGATCAATATTTAGTCCTCATTTGCTCACAACGGTAGATCCATCTGCCTATTTACTTTAATTTTGAAGCAGAAGATCATGGATTTAGATATCATTCCAGAGACTTGTGTCTATTTCAAGTTGAAATTGCAATGTAGTACTAACAGAGCACTGTAATATGCTGTGTTTCAGTTGGACCGTTAAACTATAACTTTATGACTATGACTTATAACGTTGAAGTCCCAGTTGCCCTTAAAAAGGTTGACAGAGAAGATCTCATGTCATTATTGCAAAGGACGAAAGGGAGTTCTGTAGGTACACAGACAATAATTATCCTTTATCAAAAGCCCACAgctttggaacagttaaatttggAGGTGATTGAACTGCATAAGACAATTTCAGTGTTATAAATAATCTATGCAGAATAATTAATGATGAGCAAATCCTCTCGATACCGGGCTAATCCAGCAGCTAATTATAAGCCCCATCTTAAACTGGCAAACTTTAGCAAAGAAGCTAAAATCCATTGCAAAAGTGAATATAGTTTGGAGCCGTCCGTCCCACTTTGTGGCTACTCGTTCCTTTTGCCAAATATCCACCTAATATTTTGGACTTGGATCTTCAAAACAGACTAATGGACATCTAATCAAATCCATCTGGGAGCTCCTTGCATAAGAAGAACTATTTAAACATCCAACGTGCACTCAAACCTAACCTTCATTTGGGTTTGCGGTCATTAAGGGAGGGGAGGAATACCAGGTAGACCTCCATTCATCTCAGTGTGGCGCCAAATAATTGTGCTCAAAACCTCGGCATCAATCAGCACCCTCACATAATGCTACTACAAAATATGGGGCAGGTGCTGCTTGAATATTCCAGCCAATATCTGCAACATCCCTCTTTGAGCTATGTTAAGTGATAATGCCACCTTTTAGACACATAACACATCCTATTGATTAAAGTATTGCTTAACACGATAAGTAGAGTGCACAAAGTCCATGATAATTTTACTAAGAGGCATTGCTGGAATAACACAGGCTACAGAATAACTTTATTCTCATATGACAAGAATAACAAATATCAAGTTTGGCTGTTCATCTAATTACCTCCTATGATACTGATTAGGGAAATGAAGTGCTCCCTATAATAGAATTCATTGGACAGGTTGAAATATGTTCCAATATCAGGAACTTATAGCTGCACTTGTACTTCAGGTCTTGCCTTTTCTTTCATGTATTGAGCAGGTGGCATCATCATTCATGCTTTTTGTGAATTTGGTTGGACACCATCCACTATCTTCAAAGGAGTTTGAAACCTTAGCACTTCTGATTGGCTGGTACAACTCAACAATGAATAATATGGATTCCTGAGTTAATGAGTCATCTAGCCATCACCATTCAACGACCTAAAGCAACCAATCCTTCAGTTTGAGTCTCATCAATAGGGGGTCAAGGTGGATGGTCAGTACGAGGAATTGAATATTTATGGTGCATCAACCCAATGGTTGATTCACCCAGGTAATGGGCAACGGTACAGCAACTGCTTTATCCTTTAAATAATGTTAAATGCTTTTGTAGTGGATTTTTCAATTATTTGCGAGTGGGAACAGTGGCATTGCTCATGTTCTTTATCATGTTCACAGAGCACGTTGGCATTGCAGTAGATAACCGAGAAATATTGGACCTAGGCATTACTCATTTGGCATGGATTTGAGTGTCCCTCATATTGTCTTCAGTGTGTTCTCATTCAACACTCTAACAATGAAGATATTGAACAAAATGTTGTCAGTGACAACTTTGCTCTACATTCTTTTCAAGAGAGATTCATTTATCGAGTCTGTCATTCATCCTTACATGGAGTACATATCTGATTAAAACTTAAAATTCAGCCCTTTTTCCCTCTACTGTTACCAAGATTTTTCTGAGGTCTGCACAAAATCAAAGCTTTTTATTTAAGAATGTATAAGATGTAAAATGTGCTACTGAAAGGAAAGGAGGTAAATTGTCTTGATGCTTTAAGGGGAAGTCAGACAAGCATAAGGCAGAAAAGAATTAAAGTAATATGTTCAGATAAAAATAAagcactgcagctgctggagattgGAAATAAAACCATAAAATATTGGAGAAGCCAGAAACTGGagtcactcagcaggtctggtcgcATATATAGAGACAAAAATAAAGTTAAGATTTTGAATCTGTTATGACTTCTTTGGAATCGCTCTGACAATTCAACTAGATGTGGTGTTTCTCCAACATCGTTTGCTTTTACAAAAGGATTATGTTGCTGAGATAAAATGTGGAGGGATAGAAGGAAGTTTGTACGGAGCATGAATGTCAGTACAGATctgttgggctgaacagcctgtttgtATTGTAAACACCTTGTAAAAAACATGTTGAAAAGTCAAAAAAAAAGGTTATTAGATTTCCTTTGAACCATACATGATTCTGTCACCTCATTTAAAACTAAATCATTGAATCACCTTGGTTATCCTTAGAGGTAAAGCTAACCACGTTCAACATCAGAGATGTTTGATAGTGTTCTAGTGACAATGTAGGTGACTGCTGAGGCCAATCAGAAATGCTCATACAGAAAGTGACAATCTAGATAGTTGAGTTTCGGACAAATTGCTCGAACAGGATTTCCTCTTACTGCATTTCTCTATGCCTTTCAAAAGTGCTTGATTTGAAAGAAGGCCTACTTTTTATTtgataaaaaccaagagaactgcagatgctgtaaatcaggaacaaaaacaaagttgctggaaaagctcagcaggtctggcagcatctgtggaggagaaaacagagatgagtctcaggaagggtcaccagacctgaaatgttaactctgttttttccttcacagatgctgccagacctgctgagtttttccagcaactttgtttttgttcctactttTTATTTGCTTATGCTAATACAGTGATCCTGTGTGAGCTACTTCCAGGACTCTAGGTCAACCACAAAACTCCTGACTGAGACCAGAGTGTCTTTGTGGTTTTTGTTTGACCATGAATATGCATAAGTCTTAACAAACAATATGCTTTGGTAAACAAGTGTCAGGCAGTCTGGCTACATGACCAGCTCAACGCAGTTGCAACCATTTCAACATAACTTGAATACTTAGTGTGCCAGTTTGGGTGAATACTTCAGTGTCTGGTGTTTTGTCCCACCATCTGATCGTCAGAagcttctgaaagaaaaaaagtgaCCATTATGTTACAATTGCGAACCGTGTTTTTTGCTGATGAGTCCTTTCCACATCTGATGATCagcgtcaacttttgtgctgAAGTCACCAAGAATAATTAACTTGACACAGACGCAATCAAGGATTGGAAGTCAGCATAGAATTTAATCCTTGACTAGGTAGATCATGGAAAGGATCATACACACTGACAAGAGTTGCTTTTTGCCATGGAGCGGAAGTTTAAATACCATCAGATGATATTTAACACCCTTGAGAAGGCACGTCAACTATGTGGCGAAATGGTTCATGACACAACACCTTtgcactgttctttttttcccatGCCACTCAAAACGAAAATATAACATGCCCCGACTTCCTTGAGCTAACCCTACTCCTGATATGAGAAGGATAGTGATCTGGATAATTTTCCTTGCCAGCACTCTACCAACGAGAAGTACCTCTCTCAGGTCCGGTAACATTTACCATGAAATGTTCTATGCACTAATGGTAATTAGTGTTATCCTCATTTTTTTGAGATTTATTTACAATTGCATTTTTGGGACCTTTGATAGCCACGGCCCACTGgctggggaaatgaagcagatAATATTTAGGGTGGTTTCAGCTACTTCCTCATACTAGGGATCTGGGCAGTATGGTCCTGAGAGGGATGCACACATACTCAAAGCACTAACAAGTTCCACTTCTGCTTCGTTCTGGTAAAAAGATCTTAAGGCCTTAAAGCCGCTTGAACGCAGGTTCACGATTATAACTCGCACTAAGTACATTTCTTATCAATCATTATCAGACTTGAGACAAACAGATGATGGATGACAGATGGTAGATAGAAAATTTATCACGACTTGTGTATGAAATGGATTAGATTGGAGGAGAATCGGATAACATCAGCCTCACACTCACATCCTCATTTACCTTGATTCAGTGGCAAAGTAAGTCTGGACAGCTGGAGACTGATCTGGGTTCATTGATCAAGATGTTGTCTCGCCTTTTAAACAGTTAGAACTTAGATTAGTCTAATTTAAGTAGCCTGACAGAATTAATGACAGGGTCACAAATAATGCGGTCATTAAGGGTAGGAAGCTCAATGACTGCCATCAACCAATTTAGCTCGCACATTGAAGTGATTTGCTGGGGTATGGCCACTATTGCATGCTAACAAATACTTGCAACATACATTCAGGCAGTGTATTTGAGATCACAATAGCATAACAATATAAGAAATAAGAGGTGCAAGAAATAGGAGACAAGTAGCACTTCAAGCCTgaccatcattcaataagatcatggcaaaCTTCTACTTTCCCACCCTATTTTTGTAGCCGTTCATTAATCACAGTCCTTAACTCACAACATTTCAGCATTCATAAGCCTCAGATTCACAATCATCTGATTGGAGAaatttttccttatctcagtccaaaGTCGCCAACTCCTTGAGACTATGACTTCCAGTTCAATATTCTCCAACAAGGGGATGCAGCTCCTCAGTACCAATGagaaatgcaaatatttcaaTGCAATCATCTCTCATTTGACTATACTTCAGAGAAATTAGGACCAATCTAATCAATCTTTCCTCACAGGAGTGCGATTCCACCTCAGGAATCAATTTGGCAAACAATCATACACTTGTTTAAGCTTAGTACAGGTCTGAGAAAGGATATCAGACAGATTCTCACCAAAGCCTGGCATAACTcggccattaccatcaagctaagggatcaaccctagttcaaagGACAGTGCGGGAAGAAATGCCAAGAGCAGCACAAAGACCTAaaaaatgaaatgtcaacttggtgaagctacaacacgccaagcagcataagcaacaagtgaaaGACAGAGTTAAGTGACCCCATAGCCAACAGATTAGATCTAAGCTGCACAGTCCTTCCACATCCAGTTTTGAATGGTGaacaattgaacaactcactggaggagaaggctctgcaaatatccccaccctcaatgatggaGAAGCCCGACGCATCAGAGCAAAAGGTATGGTTGATGCATTCGCAGCAATTGTCAGCccgtagatgatccatcttggcctcctcctatGCTCCCATTTGCAGAGACTAGTCTTGAGCCAAATTTGATTCATTTCTCATGATAAAGAAATGGCTGAATGCACAGGACACTGCAAAGGTTATGGCCTAttggacataggagcagaattaggccattcggcccatcaagactgctccatTCAACCATAGCTGATCTGTTCcacaaccccattttcctgccttctcctcaaaACTCTTGATCCCTTTACCTTAAGAGCCTATCaacttctgtcttaaatacaataaatgacttggcctccacagccctctgcaattccagattaaccaccctctggctgaagattgctcctcatctcagttctaaagggtcattccttcactctgaggctgtttcCTTGAGTCCTActctcctgctagtggaaacattaTCTCTATGTCtactccatccaggcctctcaacagtctgtaagtttcaatcttccttccaaactccatcaagtacagacccggAGTCCTTaatcactcctcatatgacaagcccttcaccccTGGGATGATTCTGGAAAACCTCCCCTGGACCTCCTTTAACATCAGCACATCCTTCGATATGGGGCCCGCAATatcccaaatgtggtctgaccagagccatatacagTCCCAGCAATGCATTTCCGCACTTATGtactagccctcttgaaatgaatactacgtcgatttgtcttcctaattgccaactgaacctgcatgttaaccttaaaagagTCCTgagctaggactcccaagtcccttttgcTTCAGATCACCGAAGCctttttgcaatttaaaaaaagtctACAACTCACacttttcctgccaaaatgcataacctctcactttcccataatgtattccatctgccacttctttgcccagtctcctagactgtccatgtccttctgcagTCCCCctgtttcctcaacactacctgctcctccatctatctttgtgtcatctgcaaacttaagctACAATGCTCCCAGTTTCTTTGACCAGATCCTTAATGCATagcatgaatagttgtggttccaacatGGGCCTCTGCACAGctccactggtcactggctgcTGTCAAAAATAGACCCCCTTTGTCCTCaatttctgctttctgccagtcagccaatgcaTGTCAATTGCTACCTATAACACCACGGGCTTTTAAAAAGcgaaagaaccacagatgctgtaagtcagatgcaaaacaaaaacagaaattgccggcaaagctcagcaggtctggcagcatctgtggatagaaatcagagttaacgttttggcttAAGTAACTCTTCCTTagagctgatggtggctaggaaaatgccagtttatatGCGGAATATAGGGTGGGGcagggggtagggagtaaatgataggaggGGGACAGaacacaaagagagagaacagttcaCTTTAATTTCTCTCCGCAAATGCtggcagaccagctgagcttttgcagcaatttgtttttgttcattaccaagggctcttattttatttagtAGCTTCCTCTTCAGCATCTTATCAAAAGgcgttctggaaatccaaattgatTACAACTATTGGCTCTCCAGTCAGCTCATTACCTCAaagaacagatttgtcaggcagtgctgactcagccctattttaccatacacttccgcGTACTTCcaaggtcagcacaacatcatgggctgaaggcctgtactgttctatgttctagtctgCAATTTCAGATAATGAACTtgaaaatcttaccaatgactgagataaggctaactggcctagagttttttgctttggtttgtGTGTCTTTGGAGCCTTTAAAGTTCTTATTTTGTAACCTGGTATCCCCTTCCCTGTATACTGTCTCTGAACGAACCCTCAATTTCATGATGCTATCTTGTGTAACTATTTTCTGCGATATCAATGTTTTTTGAATACCTTCTGAAGATGCAAATATTCCGTAATTTATTTAAAAACCTGCAGAACCAGTTACACcttcaaaaatgttttaaatttgtcAAATATATTTTCCCTTTCATAAAGCCTTGATGAGTTTGTCGAATAAAGTGGTAATTTTCCAAGCTCCTTGTCACTAAATCTGTATAGAGACCAAAAAAAACCCGCAGATACTGGAATCCATGGTAGACGAACAAAAGGCTGGAAAAATACAGCAAGCCACGCAGCATCTGGAAGAGAGGTCGTCATTTCGAGTATTACCCATCTTCAGGACAATGGACATCTGTATAACCTGAGTTTCGAAAAAATAGCATCGGCCTCTCGTCCGAATATTATGTCAAATGACATAACACTAGACTTTTCCCTCAGGATTACAACAGCAGAATCAAAGGAAGTTTCAGCCGTGGTTGATCTCATTTAAGATCTAAATCTTGGCGCGCAACAGGCTGTCTAGAGTGATGATGTTTCCTTTCGGTTTCAGACTTCCCCTCTGCCCCATCACTCTTTCTTCGCTCGGTCGTTCATGCCTAGAATCTTGTCCTCGGCATTCGGCTGGTGGGGGCTCGGTCTCTATGGTGACGGGCCGGGATTTCCAGGCCGCAGGATGTCGACAGCGTCTAAGGTGGTTTTCGGTGCTTCCGTGGTATTGACAGTGGGTACGGTGGCCGGGGTCCATCTTAAGCAGCATCAGGACAGGGAGGTGGGTATTTCAATTTGCGTTCGAGCCGCTAACATTACCCGAGAAGTTCGAGGCCAGGTGCAGCCTCGGACTGGCGTTTGAAACTTGAACCCAGCCATGTATATCGCTACCCACTTCAGGATGCGGGCCTTGTGTGGGTAGGGCGCTTCTTTTCCAGCGGCGTTTCGAGCCGAACCCCCCCCACCGGCTCCTGAGGCGACCGTTGGAGCACGTGACGGCGTGGTTGGGGTggtctgtgggggtgggggtgactGGCACGTGCGGCCTTGCGTTCTCTCGGCGGTCTCCGGCCGCCATCGGGCCTGGACTGCGGCAACTGCCAGCACCGCGTGTAAGTTTGCATACCACAAATAACTATAGGCATACACGTGAGCACCGCTTTGTACTATAGTTATCAAACCTGTAAACAGTTTATCTAGTTATATTTCCCCGTCccttttcttttccttcaaaTTATCAttcaaattctcttttgaaagccgCGATTTGATCGACCTCTACAAGACCCCTAAGGTTGCCTTTGGTTCTCTTACCAGCCCCCTTAAGTTGATGTTCCCTTGGTTCCTAGCCAGAGTacaatatatttttctctctagAGAGCTCACCTTGAGCAAATCTGAAAATTTTGAAACCGTGCTCCATACCCCCAAGTCATCGTCATTAAAATATATAAACAAACGGTAGTCCTAATATCTAACCCCTGGGGAACCCGATTAGATACATTGTTCGACTCTTTAAAAaatacatccctgaacaggttgtttgAAAATATCTATAGCAGCGTTCTGTTTGTTGTCACTAGCGAATGTTGCGTAAATGTTGCCATCATTCTTGTAATTCCTTATTGACTTTAACAAGCTCTTTGTGTGGCACTTTCACTAAATGTATTTTGAAGTCTCGTGCACGTCCTTTCAAACAATTACTCTCATGACTTTCTACTACCTCTTCAAAGACAACTTAGTTTACCTAATTGTTTCCTGTAACGAATTCTTGATGGCTGTCCTTACTTTATCTACATTTGTCCAATTGACTTATTTTTTTACTGGATTATGGTTTCCAAAAGCTTTCCTGCCAATAAGATTAAACTGACAGCTGTGCAGTTGCTGGGAtagagaagggtccaggcccgaaacgccaagctttcctgctcctctgatgctacttggccccctgtattcatccagcttcacaccgtgttacctcagattctccagcatcggcagttcctattatctctgtgcaGTTGCTGGCTCTATTTTTATACGCTCTTTTGCAAAATAATGTAATGTTGCAATTCTTTAATCATTTGACAGAGGATAATTTTTTTTAGAGTTCCACTTCAGGGCCACTTTTTGAATTTCAAACAATACTTTTTCATTCTCACCAGTTCATTTGTTAGGTGATGCAGTCTTGTAGTAACGTTACTTTATATATTTGTTTGGTGTATTTGGACTTTGCTTGacacagaattagaagaatttttCAATATGCTGTATAATTATCAAACCCCATTAAACTTAAATCATGTAGAAAGGATTAATTTCCTATAACCCCACAGGAACTAAATTGCCATAAAACAGGCATAAGTTAATAAAAAGTTATTTCAAAATAACTTGTAGATATATCCTTAAGACTGTAAGGTGTAGGAACTGAAGTACAACatttcaacccatcgagtctgcgcAGCTTTAGGTCAGAActtggctaatctgataatcttcaactccacttcccactTTTTTTTACCTGCAACCCTGTAATTCACTTGCTGATTAAAGATTTGGCTACCTCGGATTTGATCGTAAGACCgtaagaaacagaaacaggagtaagccattcagtaggatcgtggctgatccgaCCTTTCTCATGTCTGCATTTCTACCCTTTCCCTTTAAATCCTTGATCCCCTAGTGATCAagaatgcccatcagctatgattaaatggcagagtggacttgatgggccgaatagccttacttccactcctatgtcttatggtcttaagaatCTATCTCTTAGAGTATTAAATTTGTACTTAATGTCACTGCCTCCTCAGCTCCCTATGGTAATGAAATCTACCAAATTGTTACCCtctgagaaattcctcctcattctctACCCTAACTGGTGACCCCTTATCATTCACTCTCAAAACGCTATTGCTCTAGATATGCCATCTGGAGACTGGT includes the following:
- the LOC125454934 gene encoding protein PET117 homolog, mitochondrial, with the translated sequence MPRILSSAFGWWGLGLYGDGPGFPGRRMSTASKVVFGASVVLTVGTVAGVHLKQHQDRERLREGVFRDLERQARKKENLRILEEQISLTKKLEADRLQQSSLTPGSSQQTEKQ